In the genome of bacterium, the window GTGCAGATGGTTGCCGAGGAGTTGAAGCACGGAGCCAGTCAGAGCTTGCGACATAAGTTTGGATTTTGGCTTTCGCGAGATTTATTTACCGAGCTGTTTCGCGGAAAATTCGATTACCGCTCTGCTGGTGGCGCTCCGCTGTTAGGTCTCAAGGAATTGGCAATCGTGCTCCATGGATCTTCAAATCAACGCGCAGTTAAGCATGCGATTCTCAAGACCAGAGAATTTGTTGATACGAAAATGACGGAGAAAATAGAGATCGAGCTTGCCAAATTCGAAGAGAACGGCCTAGGTTTGTCACATAAAGAATAGTTCAGAAGAAAGGTTAACAAGCTATGAACGGAAAAAAAGTTGCCCTTGTTACAGGTGGATCGCGCGGCATTGGTAAAGCAATAGCGTTACGTTTAGCCCAAGATGGTTTCCACGTTGCCTTGACCTATGTGCAAGGTGCAAATTCGGCGATGGAAGTTAGCGCGGAGATTGCGCGCTTAGGCGGTTCAGCCTCAATTCATCAGTTTAACGTTGCCGACCCAGAAGCAATCGAAAACGGCGTTGCCCAGGTGCTGGAGCAATGTGGCCGGATTGATGTGCTGGTTAATAATGCAGGGATTACAGCAGATGGACTTTCCATGCGCGTCAAGCCCGAAGACTGGGACCGGGTGATTGATACAAATCTCTCTGGTGCTTTCTTTTGCGCTAAAGCCGTGATGCGTCCGATGATGAAAGAGCGCGCTGGACGAATTATTAATATTTCTTCAGTAATTGGTCAGATGGGAAATGCTGGACAAGCATCATACGCAGCGGCAAAAGCCGGTATGATTGGCTTAACAAAAAGTCTGGCTCGTGAATTAGGTAGCAGAAACATTACTGTTAATGCAGTTGCTCCAGGTTATATTGAAACTGACATGACAAATCAGCTTAACGCTGAAGTTAAAAATACAATTAAGCAGGGGATTGTCTTGGAACGCTTAGGCTCAGTTGAGGATATTGCAGCAGCAGTTTCCTTCTTAGCCGGTCCTGGATCGTCGTATATTACCGGACAAGTGCTTGCGGTGAACGGCGGGCTCTATATGTAAAAGACTGTAATTTCAATAGGTTACATATTTTTACAGCTAGCCATGAAAATACGGAATTGACTTTTTCTCGACTCTCTTTATTTTGGGAGCCTGCGCGTTGAGAGTGTTTGGGCGGAAACGCTTTGAATCGATCAACGCTAAGAACAGATTTTTATTTGATGTAATTTATTTAAGGGAGAGGCTATGTCCAACGCTGAAACTCAAGAGCGTATTAAAAATATCATTGTTGAGCAACTAGGGGTATCGCCTGAAGAGGTGAACTTAGAGGCTTCATTTACTGAAGACCTTGGTGCTGACTCACTTGGTATCGTTGAATTAATCATGGCTCTCGAAGAAGAGTACGATATCGAAATTTCAGATCAAGATGCAGAAAAAATCCGCACTGTTGGCGATGCTGTAAAATACATCGCTGAGCATACGGCATAGTTTTTTCTTTGGTAGCACCTTCTTGCCGCAGGCAATGGGCTACAGTCTTATATTTCTAAGCGCGCTCCATAAGCATCACAGATCTTATGGGCGCGTTTTTATTTTGGTCATAAGTATTATCTATGCGCTGCACTCGCTGCCATACACCTACGCGGGTAATTGATTCACGTGAAGCCCCCGATGGCCGCGCGGTGCGTCGGCGCCGCGAGTGCGAATCTTGCGACCTACGTTTCACTACCTTTGAACGTATCGAAGATAACTTTCCACTAGTAGTGAAGAAAGATGGCGGTCGACAAGAGTTTGACCGCGCTAAAATTTTCC includes:
- the acpP gene encoding acyl carrier protein — protein: MSNAETQERIKNIIVEQLGVSPEEVNLEASFTEDLGADSLGIVELIMALEEEYDIEISDQDAEKIRTVGDAVKYIAEHTA
- the fabG gene encoding 3-oxoacyl-[acyl-carrier-protein] reductase gives rise to the protein MNGKKVALVTGGSRGIGKAIALRLAQDGFHVALTYVQGANSAMEVSAEIARLGGSASIHQFNVADPEAIENGVAQVLEQCGRIDVLVNNAGITADGLSMRVKPEDWDRVIDTNLSGAFFCAKAVMRPMMKERAGRIINISSVIGQMGNAGQASYAAAKAGMIGLTKSLARELGSRNITVNAVAPGYIETDMTNQLNAEVKNTIKQGIVLERLGSVEDIAAAVSFLAGPGSSYITGQVLAVNGGLYM